Proteins from a genomic interval of uncultured Methanocorpusculum sp.:
- a CDS encoding DUF2098 domain-containing protein, which produces MFKVGETVRYGRTGTVGKIVTFSEEMGETFAELDITGIYYRIDQLTVIKEEKRREEKTRDSTRDFKEEQEKIRDMQENAWRNTDQSCEGGG; this is translated from the coding sequence ATGTTCAAAGTTGGAGAGACCGTACGTTACGGACGAACCGGTACGGTTGGAAAAATCGTGACGTTTTCTGAGGAGATGGGGGAGACCTTTGCCGAACTTGACATTACAGGTATTTACTACCGCATAGATCAGCTCACTGTAATCAAAGAAGAGAAAAGACGCGAGGAAAAAACTCGCGACTCAACGCGCGATTTCAAAGAGGAGCAGGAAAAAATACGTGATATGCAGGAAAACGCCTGGAGAAATACCGATCAGAGCTGCGAAGGCGGGGGATAA
- a CDS encoding oligosaccharyl transferase, archaeosortase A system-associated, producing the protein MATLAGTGNMIAGPDAWYNLRLVEVALTNNFGYIFFDPMTLYPTGQEIVWGPLFTYIASFFAILAGAATRVEVITAVSWAPAVLGALMVPVMFFLGKRIGDWKTGILSALFIAVIGGQFLYRSLYGHFDHHIAETLFSSLFCLCYVFALYALSDKKIDFKDFSTVKLPLLYGVICGVAYILGLLTMTTMVVFGMFVAVFTLIQFILNQYSDKPNEYLLSLNVITFIIATLGLLLYGIRNLNFGFTDYSLGLFLVHILLVLGTVVLYLISHLITKFEKPWYYYLITLVILLAAGSLILALVLPDLYNSLIGNLAGFFSYGPTAATVQELSSWSFSSAVSSYNWGILLAACGFICLIWNIWKHQTPGVLFILIWSFFMFFATCAHIRWEYYFAANIALLAAVFVGWAITFAEKDLGLLIAKRTESQKPAKKSKAQETSASGKTDPIRLGIFAVIMIIAVAFVGSSSVYAVELSSPSANAGTPQDWIDACEWLSVNTPETGVDYLTIYDESTFTYPQESYGVLSWWDYGHYITTIGKRIPNSNPFQAGVSGEYGVAAVLTNTNESQIMEKLDYLGTKYVMTDYLMANGIFGAMTVWNDSTLGTAPYYYTFLQQGTDGTYSAVSAPTPEFYNSLTVRLQNFDGSMTDSGSVYVVITDSTAGYGYPVVTSTKIYTDASAAWATADSYNANAATGKQAYVISAPTDLTNYNLPSVDVPALQHFRFVYESTTYVVADYFTDVNEGGTAYVKTFEYVPGAVINGEGIIEVDVITNNGRTFTYRQESVNGQFIVPYSTTGGSYDVKTTSLYKIVGTDQTFAVSEEAVLNGLTIN; encoded by the coding sequence ATGGCAACCCTTGCAGGTACTGGAAATATGATTGCCGGACCCGATGCATGGTATAATTTGCGCTTAGTCGAAGTGGCACTGACAAATAACTTTGGGTATATTTTCTTTGACCCGATGACACTTTATCCAACCGGGCAGGAGATTGTTTGGGGCCCGCTCTTTACTTACATTGCCTCGTTCTTTGCAATACTCGCTGGAGCAGCAACCAGAGTGGAAGTTATCACGGCTGTATCCTGGGCACCGGCAGTTCTCGGTGCACTCATGGTTCCTGTCATGTTTTTCCTTGGAAAGAGGATAGGTGACTGGAAAACAGGTATCCTCTCTGCCCTTTTCATCGCAGTGATCGGTGGTCAGTTCCTCTACCGTTCGCTTTACGGACATTTTGATCACCACATTGCAGAAACATTATTCTCCAGTTTATTCTGTCTCTGCTATGTGTTTGCATTATATGCGCTCAGCGATAAAAAAATCGATTTCAAAGATTTTTCAACAGTAAAACTGCCTTTACTATACGGAGTTATCTGCGGTGTTGCATACATCCTTGGGCTCCTTACTATGACGACAATGGTCGTCTTTGGCATGTTTGTAGCAGTATTTACTCTGATCCAGTTTATTTTGAATCAGTACTCAGACAAACCAAATGAGTATCTTCTTAGTTTGAACGTGATCACGTTTATCATTGCTACGCTTGGATTACTGCTGTATGGGATTCGTAATCTCAATTTCGGCTTTACTGATTATTCCCTAGGCCTGTTCCTCGTTCATATTCTCCTTGTTCTCGGCACGGTCGTATTATATCTCATATCGCACCTCATAACAAAATTCGAAAAACCGTGGTATTATTACCTGATTACGCTAGTCATACTGCTGGCTGCAGGCTCACTAATTCTTGCACTCGTTCTCCCAGATCTCTATAACTCGCTAATAGGAAATCTCGCCGGGTTCTTTTCATACGGACCCACTGCTGCAACTGTTCAAGAGCTCTCTTCATGGTCTTTTTCCAGCGCAGTTTCATCATACAACTGGGGAATTCTTCTTGCGGCTTGCGGTTTTATCTGCCTCATATGGAATATTTGGAAACATCAAACACCAGGTGTTCTCTTCATTCTTATATGGTCTTTCTTCATGTTCTTTGCAACATGTGCTCACATACGCTGGGAGTATTACTTTGCCGCAAATATTGCGCTACTCGCAGCAGTATTTGTTGGATGGGCAATTACCTTTGCTGAAAAAGATCTTGGTTTACTTATTGCAAAACGCACTGAATCACAAAAACCAGCAAAAAAATCCAAAGCTCAGGAGACTTCTGCTTCAGGAAAAACGGATCCGATCAGACTGGGCATCTTTGCAGTTATCATGATCATCGCAGTCGCATTTGTAGGATCTTCCTCCGTATATGCCGTTGAACTGAGTTCTCCCTCTGCAAACGCAGGCACTCCCCAAGACTGGATCGATGCATGTGAATGGCTGTCCGTAAACACGCCGGAGACCGGTGTCGATTATCTGACAATCTATGACGAATCCACATTTACTTATCCACAGGAATCATACGGCGTCCTCTCTTGGTGGGACTATGGACACTACATCACAACCATTGGTAAACGGATTCCAAACAGTAATCCATTCCAGGCCGGAGTATCCGGCGAATATGGTGTGGCAGCCGTACTAACAAATACGAATGAGTCACAGATTATGGAAAAGCTGGATTATCTTGGTACAAAGTATGTGATGACTGATTATCTGATGGCAAACGGCATCTTTGGAGCAATGACTGTCTGGAACGATTCTACATTAGGAACGGCTCCTTACTACTACACCTTCCTTCAACAGGGAACTGATGGAACCTATTCCGCAGTGTCAGCCCCAACACCTGAGTTCTACAATTCCTTGACAGTCAGACTTCAAAACTTTGATGGGTCCATGACAGATTCAGGTAGTGTTTATGTAGTCATCACTGATTCAACAGCAGGATATGGATATCCTGTGGTTACGTCTACTAAAATATACACAGATGCAAGTGCCGCATGGGCAACTGCAGATAGCTATAATGCCAATGCCGCAACCGGAAAACAGGCATATGTAATCTCTGCTCCTACGGACCTTACGAATTACAATCTCCCAAGTGTTGATGTACCAGCACTTCAGCACTTCCGATTTGTGTATGAATCAACAACCTATGTGGTGGCAGACTATTTTACTGATGTAAATGAAGGCGGTACCGCATATGTTAAGACATTTGAATATGTTCCTGGTGCCGTCATCAATGGAGAAGGAATCATAGAAGTCGACGTTATCACAAATAATGGACGAACATTCACCTATCGTCAGGAAAGCGTGAATGGACAGTTCATTGTACCATATTCAACTACAGGGGGGTCATATGATGTTAAGACTACAAGCCTCTATAAAATTGTTGGAACAGATCAGACGTTCGCTGTCTCAGAAGAAGCAGTTTTGAATGGTCTGACCATCAACTAA
- a CDS encoding glycosyltransferase, with the protein MTFGKKPEEMGLKMPEMRPAVSIVICAYNEERTIARKIQSISSCTYPDELMEVILVIDCSDDKSEEVARREFANVNFSWKIHLNKQRSGKNTSLNTGIGLTSNDLVVATDADLVWDNNSVERLVRRIQVDNTFAAGTGDLQPNPGANRVTSMEKTYRSYFGRMAEWESAHDATPAFNGCLLILRKSIIGGVNETRGADDANLAYEAIRKGYRTFYETRAAIYEELPENLHKQYTQKVRRAKGLIQTTLSNLDLLKINRRFCRIFYPLRIWMYVITPTMLLIGCILFSIGLILNLPLLFVLLVAAFLLFSYIRKGNLVTAFVTNQFYLLAGLYSRRKDAVLWRSTSKKVGE; encoded by the coding sequence GTGACCTTCGGAAAAAAACCTGAAGAGATGGGCTTAAAAATGCCTGAGATGCGGCCGGCCGTTTCCATTGTAATCTGTGCATATAATGAAGAAAGGACCATCGCCAGAAAAATCCAAAGTATCTCTTCCTGCACTTATCCTGATGAGTTAATGGAAGTAATTCTTGTTATCGACTGTTCAGATGATAAATCAGAAGAGGTCGCACGGAGAGAATTTGCAAACGTAAATTTTTCCTGGAAGATACATCTCAATAAGCAGAGGTCTGGAAAAAATACCTCGCTAAACACTGGAATTGGTCTCACGTCCAATGACTTAGTTGTGGCAACGGATGCAGATCTGGTATGGGATAATAACAGTGTTGAGCGTTTAGTCAGAAGAATTCAGGTAGATAACACATTTGCCGCAGGGACCGGTGACTTGCAGCCAAATCCCGGAGCCAACCGGGTCACCTCAATGGAAAAAACCTACAGATCCTACTTTGGACGAATGGCAGAATGGGAATCGGCTCACGACGCGACACCCGCATTTAATGGCTGTCTTTTAATCTTGAGAAAAAGTATCATAGGAGGCGTCAACGAAACGAGAGGAGCGGACGATGCCAATCTCGCCTACGAAGCAATACGAAAAGGATACCGGACATTTTACGAGACTCGCGCCGCCATCTATGAGGAGCTCCCGGAAAATCTCCACAAACAGTACACCCAAAAGGTGCGCAGAGCCAAAGGTCTTATCCAGACGACGCTTTCCAATCTTGACCTTCTGAAAATTAATCGTCGATTCTGTCGGATATTTTATCCTCTCCGGATATGGATGTACGTGATAACCCCAACGATGTTGCTGATCGGCTGCATTCTCTTCTCAATCGGTCTAATTCTCAATTTGCCGCTTCTCTTTGTTCTGCTGGTTGCCGCTTTTCTCTTGTTCAGTTATATCAGAAAAGGAAATCTTGTAACTGCTTTTGTTACAAATCAGTTTTATCTATTGGCAGGTCTGTATTCCAGACGCAAAGATGCTGTTCTCTGGAGAAGCACCTCGAAAAAAGTCGGAGAGTAA
- the glmS gene encoding glutamine--fructose-6-phosphate transaminase (isomerizing) — protein MCGIVGYIGYHQAAPVCTEGLLSLEYRGYDSFGIATLSPELSVYKHLGKISDAKTSANHLTGTIGIGHTRWATHGVPSEINAHPHLDGAKKIAVVHNGIIENYAELKRGLEERGVVFASQTDTEVIPHMIAEKYAGNLFDAVSSIIPMLEGSYALLIIAEGEDKIIAVRNGSPLVLGIGDDQFILGSDALPLLNYTHNVVYFDDGDIAEIKKSGYRIHNAGSPVSREIATLEWNGDEIRKAGFKHFMLKEIYEQPGAFANTLSSIKHCSDEIKLIKKAHSITVVACGTSANASLVFSYLMESICHIPTRVVLGSEFKYFPTPGTDLVIGVSQSGETADTIAALKLAKSLGIQTIAVTNVLGSSITRVASSILYTRAGPEISVAATKSFTSQVAAFMQIINILSDHSLEVELAEVRRYIPEVFTIDLSKAVAICKDATTLLYIGRGVFYPVALEGALKMKEISYIHAEGYAAGELKHGPFALLSPETPVIGMCFSNSVYPVMMSNLKEVKARSAPLIVIGTEHDADLADVADVCIILPSVSEYGSVILSSIILQLLAYHTAVSLDRDVDMPRNLAKSVTVE, from the coding sequence ATGTGCGGGATTGTCGGCTATATAGGATACCACCAGGCGGCACCTGTCTGCACAGAAGGGCTTCTTTCGTTAGAATATCGTGGTTATGACTCATTTGGGATTGCGACTCTCTCCCCCGAGCTCTCCGTTTACAAGCATCTTGGAAAGATCTCGGACGCCAAAACATCCGCTAATCATCTCACCGGAACTATTGGGATAGGACACACACGCTGGGCAACTCATGGCGTTCCAAGCGAGATAAATGCGCACCCGCACTTAGATGGAGCAAAAAAGATTGCGGTGGTTCATAATGGTATCATTGAAAATTATGCCGAACTGAAACGGGGACTGGAAGAACGAGGGGTTGTTTTTGCATCGCAGACGGATACGGAAGTAATTCCTCATATGATTGCTGAAAAGTATGCGGGAAATCTTTTTGATGCAGTATCAAGCATCATACCGATGCTTGAAGGATCGTATGCTCTTCTGATTATCGCCGAAGGTGAAGATAAGATAATCGCCGTCAGAAATGGAAGTCCTTTAGTTCTCGGTATTGGCGATGATCAGTTTATTCTTGGGTCTGACGCACTCCCGCTTCTGAATTATACACACAATGTGGTGTATTTTGATGATGGGGATATAGCTGAAATCAAGAAAAGTGGATATAGAATCCATAATGCGGGGTCTCCAGTGTCGCGTGAGATCGCCACACTTGAATGGAATGGAGATGAGATTAGGAAGGCCGGGTTCAAACATTTTATGCTTAAGGAGATTTATGAACAACCCGGTGCTTTTGCCAACACTCTTTCCTCAATTAAACATTGTTCTGATGAAATTAAGCTGATCAAAAAAGCTCATTCCATTACGGTTGTTGCTTGCGGGACCTCAGCAAATGCATCTTTGGTCTTTTCCTATCTGATGGAGAGTATCTGTCACATCCCAACCCGTGTAGTACTTGGATCTGAATTCAAGTATTTCCCGACACCCGGCACCGACCTGGTGATCGGTGTTTCCCAGTCTGGAGAGACGGCGGATACGATAGCTGCGCTGAAACTGGCAAAAAGTCTAGGAATACAGACAATCGCAGTAACAAATGTCCTTGGAAGCTCCATTACACGCGTGGCCTCATCTATTCTTTATACCAGAGCAGGTCCTGAGATAAGTGTCGCGGCAACGAAATCATTCACATCTCAGGTCGCTGCATTTATGCAAATCATAAATATACTCTCAGACCATTCGCTTGAGGTGGAGTTAGCTGAGGTTCGCCGGTATATTCCCGAGGTTTTCACCATTGATCTTTCTAAGGCTGTCGCGATCTGCAAAGATGCCACAACGTTGCTGTATATTGGACGTGGTGTGTTCTATCCTGTGGCATTGGAAGGTGCGTTAAAGATGAAAGAGATCTCCTACATCCATGCTGAAGGATATGCAGCAGGCGAGTTGAAACACGGACCTTTTGCATTGTTGTCTCCGGAAACCCCGGTAATAGGGATGTGCTTTTCAAATTCCGTCTATCCTGTCATGATGTCAAACCTGAAAGAGGTTAAGGCCCGTAGCGCACCCCTTATCGTAATTGGAACAGAACATGATGCCGATCTTGCAGATGTGGCTGATGTATGTATAATACTTCCATCTGTGTCGGAATACGGCTCAGTTATTCTGTCTTCAATTATTTTACAGTTGCTCGCATATCACACAGCAGTCTCTCTTGACAGAGATGTGGATATGCCGAGAAATCTAGCAAAAAGTGTGACGGTTGAATAA
- a CDS encoding sugar phosphate nucleotidyltransferase, with product MTDIQAVILAAGEGTRLRPLTKNRPKVMLPVVNRPILEHVLNSVVAAGIRDITMVVGYRKEQVMTFLNTYPVPVNVVVQEKQLGTAHALSMAKGYVHTQTLVLAGDNYIDPESLRSILDKENAVLVAPHSSPSNFGVIFGDDGKLTRIVEKPTDVPSGSLVSCGVYIFTQEFIQKIREQTIPESLQNRMKEGMPISIVTATDWQDAVSPKDLLSVNKHLLRQVVDSVSGTIDKCVTVQGHAIIGKKNTLGPGTVILGPVVIGEGGQIGPHVYIGPNTCIGSRVTIEPFAYIENSIIMNDCTIGSHSRIVNTIMGEGCLCRNHLSAFSEESCSVCGDRVTIGPFTIIEDGVIGNNATIESGKILEKEIPDNTLVM from the coding sequence ATGACAGATATTCAGGCTGTTATTCTTGCTGCCGGAGAAGGAACCAGGCTTCGACCCCTGACAAAAAATCGTCCAAAGGTCATGCTCCCAGTGGTAAACCGTCCTATTCTCGAACACGTATTAAACTCGGTCGTTGCCGCAGGTATCCGTGACATCACGATGGTTGTTGGATATAGAAAGGAACAAGTAATGACGTTCCTGAATACGTATCCTGTTCCTGTAAACGTGGTCGTGCAGGAAAAGCAACTGGGAACGGCGCATGCCCTGTCCATGGCAAAGGGGTATGTGCATACGCAAACACTGGTCCTTGCCGGAGACAATTACATCGATCCGGAATCCCTGCGGTCCATACTGGATAAGGAGAATGCCGTTTTGGTGGCACCACACTCATCACCTTCAAATTTCGGAGTGATCTTTGGAGATGACGGGAAGTTGACGAGGATCGTGGAAAAACCAACAGATGTTCCTTCTGGGTCTCTGGTAAGCTGCGGTGTGTATATTTTTACCCAGGAGTTTATTCAAAAAATACGTGAACAGACTATTCCCGAATCCCTGCAGAACCGAATGAAGGAGGGAATGCCAATTTCCATTGTCACGGCAACTGACTGGCAGGATGCCGTCTCCCCAAAAGATCTGCTTTCAGTAAACAAACACCTACTCAGGCAGGTGGTGGATTCAGTTTCGGGCACTATTGACAAATGCGTCACGGTACAGGGGCATGCCATTATCGGAAAGAAAAATACCTTAGGTCCGGGCACGGTTATTCTTGGCCCTGTTGTTATTGGAGAGGGAGGACAAATAGGGCCGCACGTATATATCGGGCCGAACACCTGCATTGGGTCACGCGTTACAATAGAGCCCTTCGCCTACATCGAAAACAGTATCATCATGAATGACTGTACTATCGGTTCCCACTCGCGCATTGTTAATACGATCATGGGCGAGGGATGCCTGTGTCGAAATCATCTCTCGGCTTTTTCTGAAGAATCCTGTTCAGTGTGCGGGGATCGGGTAACGATCGGGCCGTTTACTATCATCGAGGATGGAGTTATAGGAAACAATGCTACTATAGAAAGCGGAAAGATACTCGAAAAAGAGATTCCCGATAACACACTGGTGATGTGA
- the glmU gene encoding bifunctional sugar-1-phosphate nucleotidylyltransferase/acetyltransferase, translating into MQCVILAAGEGSRMRPLTTSRPKVMVPLAGKPMLEHLIRNVRDAGITEILLVVGYHEEAIRTWFDDGSKFGVSIQYVVQRRQMGTADALKTVEPFIHDTFLMLNGDMILERTDLEKIIALPSPVMATSTTTHPESFGVVTVENDKITSLEEKSLHPKSNIINAGAYLFDPEIFVVLKKISPSSRGEYELTDALTDYICDGKLTAYALSVWMDVGYPWDMLTANEHLLETIPSEVNGIIEENVIVKGLLILGNGSVIKSGTYIEGPCIIGENTVVGPNAYLRPGTTVGNNCHIGHAVEIKNSIIFDDTKIPHYNYIGDSVIGSRCNFGAGTKIANLRHDHGPVKVGGRSTGRKKFGAVIGDDVLFGINCSVNTGSSIGSGTKVAPHTFVTGMIEDKTVVK; encoded by the coding sequence ATGCAGTGTGTAATTCTTGCAGCCGGTGAGGGCTCGCGTATGCGGCCACTCACCACATCCCGCCCAAAGGTCATGGTGCCTTTAGCAGGAAAACCGATGCTTGAACATCTCATCAGGAATGTGCGTGATGCCGGTATAACGGAGATTCTTCTTGTTGTCGGCTACCATGAAGAGGCCATCAGAACATGGTTCGATGACGGTTCAAAATTCGGCGTGTCGATACAGTATGTTGTGCAAAGGAGACAAATGGGAACGGCCGACGCTTTGAAAACCGTTGAACCATTTATCCATGATACATTTCTCATGCTGAACGGAGATATGATCCTCGAAAGAACCGATCTGGAAAAGATCATTGCTCTTCCAAGTCCGGTCATGGCCACCTCGACGACAACACATCCGGAAAGTTTCGGTGTGGTGACCGTAGAAAATGACAAAATCACTTCACTGGAAGAAAAATCTCTTCACCCGAAATCGAACATTATCAATGCCGGTGCATATCTCTTTGACCCGGAAATATTTGTGGTTCTCAAAAAGATTTCTCCATCTTCCAGAGGAGAGTATGAACTTACCGATGCTTTGACTGATTATATCTGTGATGGAAAACTCACCGCATATGCCTTGTCCGTCTGGATGGATGTGGGCTATCCCTGGGATATGCTGACGGCAAACGAACATCTCCTCGAGACGATCCCAAGCGAAGTAAACGGAATTATTGAAGAAAACGTGATTGTAAAAGGTCTGCTGATTCTTGGAAATGGATCCGTAATCAAATCCGGGACGTACATCGAAGGGCCCTGCATTATCGGCGAAAACACTGTTGTTGGTCCAAATGCATATCTTCGGCCGGGAACAACTGTCGGAAACAACTGTCACATAGGCCATGCCGTTGAGATCAAAAACTCCATCATCTTTGATGATACAAAGATCCCGCATTACAATTATATCGGCGACAGTGTGATTGGAAGCAGATGTAATTTCGGGGCCGGCACAAAAATCGCAAATCTTCGGCACGATCACGGACCGGTTAAAGTGGGGGGGAGATCCACAGGAAGAAAGAAATTTGGGGCAGTCATCGGGGATGATGTCCTGTTTGGAATAAACTGTTCAGTAAATACCGGATCTTCGATCGGCAGCGGAACGAAAGTCGCACCCCACACTTTCGTCACCGGGATGATCGAAGATAAAACGGTGGTGAAGTAA